The sequence TTATAGTCTTCAGCCCATCGATCCAGTGGTATCCGGTGAAACATATCCGCCGATTCTGGAACCTTATTGGAAAGGATCATCTCACCGAGGAAAAGAAAACTAACCGCGGCAAGGATGAAAATCACGGTCTTAGTGTTCAGTTTCAATTATAACTCCTCTCCACTTCTGACACTGCCGAGAGCCAAGCTTCCGGGTCACCACCTTTTTCAGTCCGGTAATAAGCAATACCAGAAGAGTACATATGACTCATGAAAGGTTCGTCGTTATGCAAAAAAAGTTCGAAGTTGCGTGCTAACTCAATCATGGATTCACTATCCGACGGCAGTTCAGCAGCATAGGGAACTTGGAAAACAGTACAGTTATCTCCTCTTTCTTTAGCGGCTTTTATAAAGTGCCATCCTGTGTCTGGAGATGTGATTCCTGTCATGGCCTCCAGTCCCGAAGTTACCATTCTCATATACCTACTATTCTCCAACCTCGATCTCTTAGCAAATCTGAAAAGTCTCACAACTTTCCGCACAAAAAAATTCCATGTTCTATGCCACAGCGGAGGAAAAGGGAACCAGCTTAGGCCTTCTTCTGTGAACCAATCTGTACGGGCAAAAATGAAGACAACGCTGGGAAAGTCATGTACCTTACCAAGTTTCCATTTCGGGTAGGGCGCCCCCACAGAAGTTTTCCCAGATTCGATTTCGTTGAGGCAGAAACTGTCCCACCCTTTCTTGAAAATATAAACATCGGGGTCAACAACAAGAGTGTGGGATGTCTCTAATTGTTGCATGGCCGTGTCCAAGGCTGAGGCATGGGCTTCAGAGCGTTGTTTACGCTCAGGTTCATTAGGCAAGATTGTTACGAAAGGAACTTCCCCGACTGCATCTTGCAACTGGACATCGGCACCGTTCGTATTGTCAACAATCATAAAAGTTAGAGCATTGATGTTATCTGCCTTATTGCGCAAATTATTTAACAGTCTTTTTATATGCTCTGAAGAGTACCAGTTGACAGAGACAACAGTAATTGTTTTTTCTTTTTTCACAGAATCTATACTGATGATAACCTTTGAAGTTTATCAGTAAGAGCCGCCACCTCCCCACTCAATTCAATGTCAACCGCAGGCTTACTGCGATTGAGACTAGGATCAATAAATTTTTCCACTATCGATGGGTCATACTCTGTTCCTAGAAACTGAAAAAGTTTCTCACAGACAAACTGTGGTCTTTTCAACAGATCCTCGAAGGAAAAATGAAATGTTTGGGTAGAATATTTATCCACCGCCTCCAGGGCCCTTTCAGTGTAAAGGCGCCAAAGAATAAGGCCGTTATCAAAATGGAGGCCATTACGGTTCCGTAAAGATTGAGCAACAGCCGATGCTCCTCGAGTAGTGAACACAACTTTGGTATCATTAAGGAGGCTTTTTTCCTTCATGACGGTCAACCACTCACTGAGTGTCAGACAGGTTCGGGGATCCTTCCATCCCCAATGGTTATTTCCCGACAATTGCTTGTCAATAAGGTTCCCCATTTTGGCCATCATCCTGTCATTGGTATGGGCCTGAGGGATAAGGGTATCGAAAGATTTTACCCTGTAACCTGCTAACTTCAGAATCCTGTCATTTAGTTTCCTAAAATCGTAGTTCTCATAAAATCCCCTAGGATTTTGGGGCATCGGTTTCGGTTTGAATGTTTTCTCAGACCCCATGGCAATGCCGTTCAAGTGCAGGATCCCAGCCACGGCAGAGGTGCCACTTCGGTGCACCCCAACGACGATCACAATCAATTGTTCGTCCTTTTTTCGAGCACGTAGAGTGCGCCGTTTGTCAGCAGTTCCCTGAATCCAAACAGCCAGGAAAGAGGATTTTTTAAGGTCGGCAGATGAAATCGAAAACGATATGCGGGTCGGAAGAAAAAAAGGCCTCGTTTTTCTATTTTATAGCCAGCTTCGCTAAACAGTCGCTCCATTTTACGTACTGAAACTCTTGTCATCTTCGTAGCCATTAGATAATCAATGCCTGTCTCCGGGTGTCCTAACATTCGGAGATAAGCTGAGTAGAACGTGTTCGACAACAGATGTAAATACGGGATTTTTCCGAAAATGCTTTTCACTGTTTGTTGATGCCCAGCATAGGCGCAGTAACGTGGCGGAAACGAAATAAAAAGACGCCCTTCATTTGACAGTAAATCAAACATATTTCTGAGAGCTGCCAGCTTATCTTCAATATGTTCAATGACATCCCGAATGATAATGACGTCGAATTTTTCTGTCAATGTCTCCAGATAAGAATCAGAGTTACAGATATCACCTTTTTCCAACTTTATCTCCGAGTTGTCGCTGAGAAGAAGTTCAGAGTGTGAAAACCGAAGAGGAGAGAGCTCCATTCCAGTGCAATTAGCGCCCTGCTCATTTAAGAATTTCAGCAAACCTGCTTCGGCTGGGCCCACTTCAAGAATTTTTTTTCCGACATAGTCTGCGAGACCGATATAGTCTGCGAGAAAATTTTCACCGTACCAATATTGTTCATTGTATGCCCGCATACTTCTATCATTGATTTCACTCGTCGATCGGGGAATTTCTCTCCCTTCCTCTCGCTTCAGAAGGGTCAAATGTGGAGGCAATTGCGAACTCTGTTCCATTCGCTTAGTAATACTTTTTGCGAAATCCCGTCCATTCCCCATGCCGGAAAATGAAGCGGCGCACAAAGGTGAGGAGGAACCCCAGACCATAACCAAAAACCTGGATCGGTATGACTGCCAGAAGAGTGAAAAATATTTTCACATCTTTCAGCTTCCACGCACCGGCACCGGCTAGAAACAAAAGAAATCCGAAACCAAGCTCGAAAAATGAACCATACTCAATAGGATCTATGAGGAAACCGACTGTCACGATAGTTGCTACAACGGTGACCACAGCCGGTACGTAATGAAGCGGCTCCAGCATCTTGGAATCGATTTTACCGAGATTGATCCGGGCCACGCCCCAGTTGAAAACCTGTCTGAAGAATCTCTTTAAAGTGCTCCGACGGCGATGATAGACAACAGCCTCCGGTAAATAAGCCACTTTCGCACCGCTAGCGTGTATCCGGTTGCTCAATTCTATATCCTGGCCGTGCCGGAGAGACCCAAAACCTCCAACCTTTTCATAGAGAGATCGGGTCATCCCCATATTGTGGCTCCTAGGGTAGAATTTGGCCAAGGGACGAATGCTGTGCCCTCGAAGCCCGCCGGTAGTGAGAAATGATGTCATGCTGAAATCAATGGCACGTTGAAGTGTGGTGAAGCCCATTTTTGAGGCATCGGGACCACCAAAGGCACCAAAACCTTCTCCTTCAAAAGATTCAAGAATAGTCTCCAGCCATCGGGGATCGGCTTCACAATCCGAATCTATAAAAATAAACAGTTCCCCTTTTGCCTCTTCCATCCCCCGGTTTCGAGCGGCACCGGGGCCAGCATTCTCCTGTTTCACGAGATTAAAGTTAAAGTTTAAGTCAGGTTCTATAGATTCAATAATATTGATCGTTTCATCCGTTGATTCATCATCCACAATCACCATCTCGAACCTATCTGAAGCCACGGTCTGTTTTGCCATGGATTCAAGGAGGTGAGGAATTTCATCGGCCCGGTTAAATACCGGTGTAATGACGCTAATTAACACGCTTACAGATGAGGATGAAGAGGAAATTGTGACTAAACCTCAGGGAGTTGAACTATCATAAAGTACAACTTCCCTGACGGACTCACCGGTCTTGAAAGTTGACTGAGCAATCATCTCACCCAAAAGTCCGATGGCAATAAACTGAACGCCCAGAATCACCAGCAATACGCCAAAAACAAGCAGAGCAATATGCTTTGAAAAAGGTTCTCCCAGACCGTATTTCAAGTAAAGAACACGGAGATCCACGCCGATTCCGAGGAAAAGACTGATGAGCCCGAAAAGACCGAACAGGTGGAGAGGACGCCGTGTGTACCGGCTGAGAAAAAGTACAGTGAGGAGATCAAACATCCCCTTAAAGTACCGTTCCCTACCAAACTTACTATCCCCGTACTGACGGGGCCGATGGTTTACGACAATCTCAGTGACACGGAATCCCCTTTTACCAGCCAGAACTGGAATGTAGCGGTGCATGCCGCCATAAATATCAAGTGATTTAACAACATTGCATCGGTAAGCCTTCAAACCACAATTGAAATCGTGAATGCGGATGCCGGTCAGAAGACGAGTGGTAAAATTGAAAAGCCTGGACGGCAGACGCTTTGATAACGGATCTCGCCTCTCCTTTTTCCATCCTGACACCAAATCATAACCTTCCTGCAGTTTTTCCACCATACGGGGTATTTCCATCGGGTCATCCTGAAGATCAGCATCCAGGGTAACCACATAACCTGATGAGATTCTCTTGAACGCTTCC comes from Candidatus Neomarinimicrobiota bacterium and encodes:
- a CDS encoding glycosyltransferase, with translation MAEPVNLSIVIPVFNERESISHLLDEIHFVMDTDYSYEVICVDDGSSDGTFEYLRERSQSDGKLRIIRLLRNYGKSAALAEAFKRISSGYVVTLDADLQDDPMEIPRMVEKLQEGYDLVSGWKKERRDPLSKRLPSRLFNFTTRLLTGIRIHDFNCGLKAYRCNVVKSLDIYGGMHRYIPVLAGKRGFRVTEIVVNHRPRQYGDSKFGRERYFKGMFDLLTVLFLSRYTRRPLHLFGLFGLISLFLGIGVDLRVLYLKYGLGEPFSKHIALLVFGVLLVILGVQFIAIGLLGEMIAQSTFKTGESVREVVLYDSSTP
- a CDS encoding glycosyltransferase; protein product: MSSSSSSVSVLISVITPVFNRADEIPHLLESMAKQTVASDRFEMVIVDDESTDETINIIESIEPDLNFNFNLVKQENAGPGAARNRGMEEAKGELFIFIDSDCEADPRWLETILESFEGEGFGAFGGPDASKMGFTTLQRAIDFSMTSFLTTGGLRGHSIRPLAKFYPRSHNMGMTRSLYEKVGGFGSLRHGQDIELSNRIHASGAKVAYLPEAVVYHRRRSTLKRFFRQVFNWGVARINLGKIDSKMLEPLHYVPAVVTVVATIVTVGFLIDPIEYGSFFELGFGFLLFLAGAGAWKLKDVKIFFTLLAVIPIQVFGYGLGFLLTFVRRFIFRHGEWTGFRKKYY
- a CDS encoding methyltransferase domain-containing protein — translated: MVWGSSSPLCAASFSGMGNGRDFAKSITKRMEQSSQLPPHLTLLKREEGREIPRSTSEINDRSMRAYNEQYWYGENFLADYIGLADYVGKKILEVGPAEAGLLKFLNEQGANCTGMELSPLRFSHSELLLSDNSEIKLEKGDICNSDSYLETLTEKFDVIIIRDVIEHIEDKLAALRNMFDLLSNEGRLFISFPPRYCAYAGHQQTVKSIFGKIPYLHLLSNTFYSAYLRMLGHPETGIDYLMATKMTRVSVRKMERLFSEAGYKIEKRGLFFFRPAYRFRFHLPTLKNPLSWLFGFRELLTNGALYVLEKRTNN